One genomic window of Azospirillum sp. TSH58 includes the following:
- a CDS encoding SCO family protein, producing the protein MKARLIRIAAASAVGLVIAAGIAWWQVQNASSTVQSSVPIGGPFTLTDQDGKTVTDADYRGKYLLIYFGYTYCPDVCPTELGTMARAMDMLGVQAEKVQPMFISVDPERDTVAHLKDYVGLFHPNLVGLTGTPEQVKAAAKAYRVYYAKAPQEGGKPEDYLMDHSSFLYLMGPDGRFLGVYPAGTTADRVAQDLGTRIAG; encoded by the coding sequence ATGAAAGCCCGACTCATCCGCATCGCCGCCGCCTCCGCCGTGGGGCTCGTGATCGCCGCCGGCATCGCCTGGTGGCAGGTCCAGAACGCCTCCAGCACGGTGCAGAGCAGCGTGCCCATCGGCGGCCCCTTCACCCTGACCGACCAGGACGGGAAGACGGTCACCGACGCCGACTACCGCGGCAAGTACCTGCTGATCTATTTCGGCTACACCTATTGCCCCGACGTCTGCCCGACGGAGCTGGGCACGATGGCGCGCGCCATGGACATGCTGGGCGTGCAGGCGGAGAAGGTGCAGCCGATGTTCATCTCGGTCGATCCGGAGCGCGACACGGTGGCGCATCTGAAGGACTATGTCGGGCTGTTCCACCCCAATCTGGTCGGGCTGACCGGCACGCCGGAGCAGGTCAAGGCGGCGGCCAAGGCCTACCGGGTCTATTACGCCAAGGCGCCGCAGGAGGGCGGAAAACCGGAGGATTACTTGATGGATCACTCCAGTTTTCTTTACCTGATGGGGCCCGACGGGCGCTTCCTCGGGGTGTATCCGGCGGGCACCACCGCCGACCGCGTGGCCCAGGATCTGGGCACCCGAATTGCCGGCTGA
- a CDS encoding AtpZ/AtpI family protein — protein sequence MSDEKPPPSLAELDARLKKAREGKESQSGPGKYHRLPQSPLGIAFRIGTELVAAMIVGVGGGLLLDRWLGTAPWGLIVMFFLGAAAGILNVYRAITGLGLAPGYRRAREDDNERPNGDAH from the coding sequence ATGAGCGACGAAAAGCCCCCGCCGTCTCTGGCAGAGCTTGACGCCCGACTGAAGAAGGCGCGTGAAGGGAAGGAATCGCAGAGCGGTCCGGGGAAATATCACCGGCTGCCGCAGAGTCCTCTCGGCATCGCCTTCCGAATCGGGACCGAGCTGGTCGCTGCCATGATCGTTGGCGTCGGTGGCGGGCTTCTGCTCGACCGCTGGCTCGGAACGGCGCCCTGGGGATTGATCGTCATGTTCTTCCTCGGCGCGGCGGCCGGAATTCTGAATGTCTACCGGGCCATCACCGGGCTCGGATTAGCCCCCGGCTACCGCCGGGCCCGTGAGGATGACAACGAGCGCCCCAACGGCGACGCACACTGA